The following are from one region of the Mycolicibacterium diernhoferi genome:
- the uvrC gene encoding excinuclease ABC subunit UvrC, producing the protein MPDPATYRPAPGSIPVEPGVYRFRDPHGRVIYVGKAKSLRSRLNSYFADISGLAPRTRQMVMTAGSVEWTVVSTEVEALQLEYNWIKEFDPRFNIRYRDDKSYPVLAVTLNEEYPRLFVYRGPRRKGVRYFGPYSHAWAIRETLDLLTRVFPARTCSAGVFKRHRQIDRPCLLGYIDKCSAPCINRVTAEQHRQIVLDFCDFLAGKTDRLVRDMERQMNAAAESLDFERAARLRDDIGALKRALEKQTVVFGDGTDADVVAFADDDLEAAVQVFHVRGGRVRGQRGWVVEKTGEPGAEGEAPLVEQFLTQFYGDQAELSAGAGDEATNPVPKEVLVPVLPDNADELADWLSGLRGSRVSLRVPQRGDKRALAETVQRNAQEALAQHKLKRAGDFNARSEALQSIQETLGLDEAPLRIECVDISHVQGTDVVASLVVFEDGLPRKSDYRHYAIREAAGDGRSDDVASIAEVTRRRFARHVADAEQPMAAEGKSRRFAYPPNLFVVDGGAPQVNAAAAVLKDLGVTDVAVIGLAKRLEEVWVPGPSADPVIFPRTSEGLYLLQRVRDEAHRFAITFHRSKRSKRMTASALDSVRGLGEHRRKALVTHFGSVSRLRAASVEEITAVPGIGVTTAKAVLEALGVPRDATPEPASDAPNHSDTPEPILHDDLPRADLARAEPPGLDPPQTDEQPIPDPHSEQISEWQTSE; encoded by the coding sequence GTGCCCGATCCAGCGACTTACCGGCCCGCGCCGGGTTCGATTCCTGTCGAACCCGGCGTTTATCGGTTCCGCGATCCGCACGGCCGGGTGATCTATGTCGGCAAGGCCAAGAGCCTGCGCAGCCGACTGAATTCCTACTTCGCCGACATCTCCGGACTGGCCCCGCGTACCCGGCAGATGGTGATGACCGCGGGCAGCGTCGAGTGGACCGTGGTGTCCACCGAGGTCGAGGCGCTGCAGCTGGAATACAACTGGATCAAGGAATTCGATCCGCGATTCAACATCCGCTACCGGGACGACAAGTCCTACCCGGTGCTGGCGGTGACCCTGAACGAGGAGTATCCCCGGCTGTTCGTCTACCGCGGGCCGCGCCGCAAAGGGGTGCGCTATTTCGGGCCGTACTCGCACGCCTGGGCGATCCGCGAGACCCTGGACCTGCTGACCCGGGTGTTCCCGGCCCGCACCTGTTCGGCTGGAGTGTTCAAGCGGCACAGGCAGATCGACCGTCCGTGTCTGCTCGGCTACATCGACAAGTGCTCGGCCCCGTGCATCAACCGGGTGACCGCGGAGCAGCACCGCCAGATCGTGCTGGACTTCTGCGACTTCCTGGCCGGCAAGACCGACCGGCTGGTCCGCGACATGGAGCGGCAGATGAACGCCGCCGCCGAGAGCCTCGATTTCGAGCGGGCGGCCCGGCTGCGTGACGACATCGGCGCGCTCAAGCGTGCGCTGGAGAAGCAGACCGTGGTGTTCGGCGACGGGACCGATGCCGACGTGGTGGCCTTCGCCGACGACGACCTCGAGGCGGCGGTCCAGGTGTTCCACGTCCGCGGGGGACGGGTGCGCGGCCAGCGCGGGTGGGTCGTGGAGAAGACGGGTGAACCCGGGGCCGAGGGGGAGGCGCCGCTGGTCGAGCAGTTCCTCACCCAGTTCTACGGGGACCAGGCCGAGCTCAGCGCCGGTGCGGGGGACGAGGCCACCAACCCGGTACCCAAAGAGGTTCTGGTGCCGGTACTTCCGGACAATGCCGACGAACTCGCGGACTGGCTGTCGGGCCTGCGCGGTTCGCGGGTGTCGCTGCGGGTGCCCCAGCGCGGGGACAAGCGGGCGCTCGCCGAGACGGTGCAGCGCAACGCCCAGGAGGCGCTGGCCCAGCACAAGCTCAAACGGGCCGGTGATTTCAACGCCAGATCGGAAGCGCTGCAGAGCATTCAGGAGACCCTCGGGCTCGACGAAGCGCCGCTGCGCATCGAGTGCGTGGACATCAGCCATGTGCAGGGCACGGATGTGGTGGCCTCTCTGGTGGTGTTCGAGGACGGCCTGCCGCGTAAGTCCGATTACCGGCACTATGCGATCCGCGAGGCCGCCGGCGACGGCCGCTCCGATGACGTCGCGTCCATCGCCGAGGTCACCCGTCGGCGGTTCGCCCGCCATGTCGCCGACGCCGAACAACCGATGGCCGCCGAAGGCAAGTCACGCCGGTTCGCCTACCCGCCGAACCTGTTCGTCGTCGACGGTGGCGCCCCGCAGGTCAACGCGGCGGCCGCGGTGCTCAAGGACCTCGGTGTGACCGATGTCGCGGTGATCGGTCTGGCCAAACGACTCGAAGAGGTGTGGGTGCCGGGGCCGTCGGCCGATCCGGTGATCTTCCCGCGCACCAGCGAGGGGCTGTATCTGCTGCAGCGTGTCCGCGACGAGGCGCACCGCTTCGCGATCACCTTCCACCGCAGCAAGCGGTCCAAGCGGATGACGGCCTCGGCGCTGGATTCGGTGCGTGGGCTGGGCGAGCACCGGCGCAAGGCGTTGGTGACCCATTTCGGCTCGGTGTCACGGCTGCGCGCGGCGAGCGTCGAGGAGATCACCGCGGTGCCCGGCATCGGGGTGACGACGGCCAAGGCGGTCCTGGAAGCGCTGGGTGTGCCCCGGGACGCAACCCCCGAGCCCGCATCCGACGCCCCGAACCATTCCGACACGCCCGAGCCGATTTTGCACGATGATCTACCCCGGGCCGATCTTGCCCGAGCCGAACCCCCCGGACTCGATCCACCCCAGACCGACGAGCAACCCATCCCCGACCCACACAGCGAACAGATATCGGAGTGGCAGACCAGCGAATGA
- the yvcK gene encoding uridine diphosphate-N-acetylglucosamine-binding protein YvcK has translation MTPRIVALGGGHGLYATLSAARRLTPHVTAVVTVADDGGSSGRLRSELDVVPPGDLRMALAALASDSPHGRLWATIIQHRFGGSGALAGHPIGNLMLAGLSEVLADPVAALDELGRVLDLKGRVLPMCPLALQIEADVAGLESDPRMFRVIRGQVAVATTVGQVRRVRLLPGDPPATRQAVDAIMAADLVVLGPGSWFTSVIPHVLVPGLAAALRETAARRALVLNLAAEPGETAGFSAERHIHVLAQHAPGFQVDDIIIDAARVPSDREREQLARTATLLGANVEFAAVSRPGTQLHDPSLLAAALEAVRLRGRGPGAPGGQENPGAAHSGQRRSNAPRGDQSWQ, from the coding sequence ATGACGCCGCGCATCGTCGCGCTCGGCGGCGGTCACGGCCTGTATGCGACGTTGTCGGCGGCGCGGCGGCTCACTCCGCACGTCACCGCCGTCGTGACCGTCGCCGACGACGGCGGATCCTCCGGGCGCCTGCGCAGCGAACTCGACGTCGTGCCGCCCGGTGATCTGCGAATGGCGTTGGCCGCATTGGCCTCCGACTCACCGCACGGCCGGCTGTGGGCCACGATCATCCAGCACCGGTTCGGCGGCAGCGGCGCGCTGGCCGGTCACCCCATCGGCAACCTGATGCTGGCCGGGCTCAGCGAGGTGCTGGCCGATCCGGTGGCCGCACTCGACGAGTTGGGCCGCGTCCTGGACCTCAAGGGCCGGGTGCTACCGATGTGTCCGCTGGCCCTGCAGATCGAGGCCGATGTGGCCGGGCTGGAATCCGACCCGCGGATGTTCCGGGTGATCCGCGGGCAGGTGGCGGTCGCCACCACCGTCGGGCAGGTCCGCCGCGTCCGGCTGCTGCCCGGTGACCCGCCCGCCACCCGGCAGGCCGTCGACGCGATCATGGCCGCCGATCTGGTGGTGTTGGGACCCGGATCGTGGTTCACGAGTGTGATCCCGCACGTACTGGTGCCCGGGCTGGCCGCCGCGCTGCGGGAGACCGCCGCGCGGCGCGCGCTGGTGCTGAATCTGGCGGCCGAGCCGGGGGAGACCGCCGGCTTCTCCGCCGAACGGCACATCCACGTGCTGGCCCAGCACGCCCCGGGATTTCAGGTCGACGACATCATCATCGACGCGGCGCGGGTGCCCAGCGACCGGGAGCGCGAACAACTCGCCCGAACGGCTACGCTGCTCGGCGCCAACGTCGAATTTGCCGCCGTATCGCGACCTGGTACACAGTTACATGACCCGTCGCTGCTGGCAGCAGCTCTTGAAGCAGTGCGCCTGCGCGGCCGGGGTCCCGGCGCGCCCGGCGGTCAGGAGAATCCCGGCGCGGCACACAGCGGGCAACGACGATCGAACGCACCAAGGGGGGACCAGTCGTGGCAATGA
- the rapZ gene encoding RNase adapter RapZ, with protein sequence MSEESGIEVVLVTGLSGAGRGTAAKVLEDLGWYVADNLPPELIARMVDLGLDAGSRITQLALVMDVRSRGFTGDLDSVRNELATRGIRPRVVFMEAADEILVRRYEQNRRSHPLQGDQTLAEGIAAERAMLAPVRAAADLVIDTSTLAVPALRESIERAFGGETVAYTNVTVESFGYKYGLPMDADTVMDVRFLPNPHWVDELRPHTGQHPAVRDFVLGQEGAAEFLDTYHRLLGVVIDGYRREGKRYMTVAIGCTGGKHRSVAIAEALTERLRDDDHLTVRALHRDLGRE encoded by the coding sequence ATGAGCGAGGAATCAGGCATTGAAGTCGTGCTGGTCACCGGATTGTCAGGCGCCGGCCGCGGCACCGCTGCCAAGGTGCTCGAAGACCTCGGCTGGTACGTCGCCGACAATCTGCCACCCGAACTGATCGCCCGGATGGTCGATCTGGGGTTGGACGCCGGGTCGCGGATCACCCAACTGGCCCTGGTGATGGATGTCCGGTCGCGCGGCTTCACCGGTGACCTGGACTCGGTGCGCAACGAACTGGCGACCCGCGGCATCCGGCCCCGGGTGGTGTTCATGGAGGCCGCCGACGAGATCCTGGTCCGGCGCTACGAGCAGAACCGACGCAGTCACCCGTTGCAGGGCGACCAGACGCTGGCCGAGGGCATCGCCGCCGAACGCGCCATGCTGGCCCCGGTCCGTGCGGCCGCCGACCTGGTGATCGACACCTCGACGCTGGCGGTGCCGGCCCTGCGGGAGAGCATCGAACGTGCCTTCGGCGGTGAGACCGTCGCCTACACCAACGTCACGGTGGAATCGTTCGGTTACAAGTACGGGCTGCCGATGGACGCCGACACGGTCATGGATGTCCGCTTCCTGCCCAACCCGCACTGGGTCGACGAGCTGCGCCCGCACACCGGGCAGCACCCGGCGGTCCGGGACTTCGTGCTCGGGCAGGAAGGCGCCGCGGAGTTTCTCGATACCTATCATCGGCTGCTGGGGGTGGTGATCGACGGGTACCGCCGGGAGGGAAAGCGGTACATGACGGTGGCCATCGGCTGCACCGGGGGCAAGCACCGCAGCGTCGCCATCGCCGAGGCGCTGACGGAGCGGCTGCGTGATGACGATCATCTGACGGTGCGGGCGCTGCACCGGGATCTGGGTCGCGAATGA